The Pirellulales bacterium genome includes the window GCAATCCCGACTGGGGCCAGGTCGGAGGCGATTTCACTCCCCGGCGTTGGGGGCGTGATGACGGGAGCGTAATTTCCCAACGACTCATAGATGGTCGGCGCGTCGAACTGCATCGCCCTGCCATCGACCCACATCATCAATTGCTCGTCAACGTTGGTAAAACTTAGCCGATACGTTCCAGGTCCGCGAATCGGCGTCGGTGCTTTCGGGGCGAAATTGGGCCGGTTGTCGATCGAAAGCGCCGCGGTGCCCGTTGAAAGGTCGATGGTGCAGCGAAATTGACGCCCCCCTTTGGACAGTTCCAAGATGACAAGACCCGTCGAATTGCGAACGGTCAATTCGACATCGAGCGCCAAATCCCCCACCCAGAAACCTTTTCGCGGCCCACTCGCCTCGCAGCCCGGTGGAAAGTCTCCTTCATTATAAGCGTATTGGTCGCGAACTAGCTGCGGCGCAACCATCGCGGGCGTGCGATGGTTTGAGACGGCCGACCAGACCGATGGATCGGGCACAAAGTGCTGATATCGCAGCCACGATCGCCCCGGCGATTGGCCATCCGCCTCGAACGAGCGATACTTGTCGCTCGTGGTCCAGGAGCCAGAGTCTTGCGACCAAGGTTGCCAGCAGGCGGGAAACCCAGCGTCGACGAGCAGTTCCGATCGGTAATCGTTGTCGTACACCTTTTGCAAGATCGCTTGCAACTTCTTCGGCTTATTGCCCTTGCGCGCAATTCCTAGCTCCGCCGTGCCGATGGGTCCAACATAAATATCGCCGTGCTCGATTCGAACGTGTTCCCCCGGCAAGCCGATCAGCCGCTTGATATAGTTCTGCTTCGCGTCTTCGGGAAATTTGAAGACCACCACATCCCAGCGCTCAGGATCCGAAATGTCGTAGCAGAATTTGTTGACGATGATCCGATCGCCGTTGTACGAGGGATATCTCGATTTATTGGCCGGGGTATTAAGATCGTCGATCGTATAGTGACACATCGGGCAGGTGGCCCGCGTCATGGCGCAATGTGAAATGACTGTGCCGGTGTCCTTGTTGACTTCCTCGCTTGCGCCGGTGCGGAATTCGTAGCCGCATTTGGGGCAAACGATGTCTTTATGCCTTCCTTGCAGTGTTGGGGCCATCGAACCGGTGGGAATCACGAAGGCTTCTGCTTCAAAGGTGCGAAAGAGAAAGGCCAGGATAAAGGCGATCACGACCGATTCGACGGTCTCGCGCAATGTTTGCGACCAACTCGTTGGATCCTCCACGGCCGGCTGGGCTTTCGACTTGTCGGTTTGCTTCGCGTTGCTCTTGGCGGCTTTGGTTTTAGGCATAAAGGGGCTAGCGTTGAGGAAATATCCGCCTTACTGGGGCTGGCGGGGCACGGGGAGCCTAATCTCGTGAGGTTGAGGCATCCATTGGCTTATTGTCGCATTGCACCGTGCGTATTCTGCGTCCTGCAAGGTTCGATCTACATCTGTTCTATTATTGCCAAAAAAACCTCGGTCGCCATTCGTTCATAATTGAGAAATATAGCGTTTTGTTAGGATTGCAGGAATTT containing:
- the lepB gene encoding signal peptidase I; translated protein: MPKTKAAKSNAKQTDKSKAQPAVEDPTSWSQTLRETVESVVIAFILAFLFRTFEAEAFVIPTGSMAPTLQGRHKDIVCPKCGYEFRTGASEEVNKDTGTVISHCAMTRATCPMCHYTIDDLNTPANKSRYPSYNGDRIIVNKFCYDISDPERWDVVVFKFPEDAKQNYIKRLIGLPGEHVRIEHGDIYVGPIGTAELGIARKGNKPKKLQAILQKVYDNDYRSELLVDAGFPACWQPWSQDSGSWTTSDKYRSFEADGQSPGRSWLRYQHFVPDPSVWSAVSNHRTPAMVAPQLVRDQYAYNEGDFPPGCEASGPRKGFWVGDLALDVELTVRNSTGLVILELSKGGRQFRCTIDLSTGTAALSIDNRPNFAPKAPTPIRGPGTYRLSFTNVDEQLMMWVDGRAMQFDAPTIYESLGNYAPVITPPTPGSEIASDLAPVGIAVEGGAAVKVDHLLVRRDVYYISKQDENDRRIESDFLLDADHAEYLMLGDNSPKSADGRYWGVVDRSLLIGKALFIYWPHSFDEIRIGNWKIPFPFFPNFANMGFVR